In Drosophila santomea strain STO CAGO 1482 chromosome 2L, Prin_Dsan_1.1, whole genome shotgun sequence, a single window of DNA contains:
- the LOC120458239 gene encoding ATP-binding cassette sub-family G member 1 isoform X1 — protein MADNAVQAQPNGLAQKRKALELHFSQVSYSLKGATKGSTPIINEACGVFKSGRLTAILGPSGAGKSTLLNALAGFKLQGVTGQFLLNGRPRDIMSFRKMSAYIAQNFVMLNLLTVEETLRVSADLKMPSSTVPQEKQKNVDDIIDILQLHSCRRTLVKNLSGGEHKRLSIGIELVTNPPIMFFDEPTSGLDCVGSYQVICHLQRLAHDGRIVVCVVHQPGSRLFQLFDDVLVLAHGEVLYAGEQREMLATFAQSGHICPQYYNPADFALEVCSQSSSTERCESLITRNKMMHCTASDVVKLQVGEETALIDVHKDALDLSHLRGKEQVDFWIQLKVLLCRHMRSMSRDMVAVQMRLVMHVVVALLLGVVYWQIGGDAQKIVSNVSCLFFVILFVFAGNAMPSILLCMQDSAVFIREYYNGWYSLGAYYLSKVLADLPLQLTCPTMFIGIGYFMTGQPPEFQRFAMCWTVCVLTAFIGHFIGVIAGSLFPMQLAIFLVPGATIPFLLFSGFFIRLNELSWFLRPICDVSFFRYIFEGLMRAIYGYDRGELECHATNNFCYYRTAEQFLKDFQMQGDEFAWDVTVLGMFLIVLLLAFFVTLSAVIRRALR, from the exons ATGGCCGATAACGCGGTGCAAGCTCAGCCAAATGGTCTGGCCCAAAAGCGAAAGGCGCTGGAGCTGCACTTTAGCCAAGTTAGCTACAGTTTGAAGGGGGCCACAAAGGGATCCACTCCCATTATCAACGAGGCATGTGGGGTCTTCAAGTCGGGACGACTTACGGCCATCTTGGGTCCCTCGGGAGCTGGCAAGTCCACCTTGCTCAACGCCTTGGCAGGTTTCAA ACTCCAGGGAGTTACGGGCCAGTTTCTGTTGAACGGACGCCCCAGGGATATAATGAGCTTCCGGAAGATGTCTGCCTACATTGCTCAAAACTTTGTGATGCTGAATCTGCTCACCGTTGAGGAAACACTGCGAGTTTCTGCAGACCTGAAGATGCCCAGCTCCACAGTTCCTCAGGAGAAAcagaaaaat GTAGACGACATCATCGACATACTGCAGCTGCATTCCTGCCGCAGGACACTGGTGAAGAACTTATCCGGCGGCGAGCACAAGCGCTTGTCCATTGGCATTGAGTTGGTAACGAATCCGCCCATTATGTTCTTCGATGAGCCCACCAGCGGTTTGGATTGCGTGGGCAGCTACCAGGTGATTTGCCATCTGCAGCGATTGGCGCACGATGGCAGGATAGTTGTGTGCGTGGTTCATCAGCCAGGATCGCGACTCTTCCAACTCTTCGACGATGTCCTGGTTTTGGCTCACGGAGAAGTGCTTTACGCTGGTGAACAGCGCGAAATGCTGGCTACCTTCGCACAATCCGGCCACATCTGTCCACAGTACTACAATCCCGCGGATTTCG CCCTGGAAGTGTGCAGCCAGTCCTCCAGCACAGAACGCTGTGAATCGCTCATCACTCGGAACAAGATGATGCACTGCACCGCCAGTGATGTGGTGAAGCTTCAAGTTGGTGAGGAGA CAGCCTTGATTGATGTTCACAAGGATGCCTTGGACTTGTCCCATCTGCGTGGCAAGGAGCAGGTTGATTTCTGGATTCAGCTAAAGGTCCTGCTCTGTCGTCATATGCGCTCCATGTCCAGGGATATG GTTGCTGTCCAAATGCGTCTGGTGATGCACGTGGTGGTGGCCCTGCTCCTGGGCGTGGTCTACTGGCAGATAGGTGGCGATGCCCAGAAAATCGTCTCCAATGTGTCCTGCCTGTTCTTTGTGATACTCTTCGTGTTCGCCGGCAATGCCATGCCCTCGATCCTGCTGTGCATGCAGGACTCGGCGGTGTTCATCAGGGAGTACTACAACGGCTGGTACTCCCTGGGCGCCTACTATCTGTCCAAGGTCCTGGCCGATCTGCCCCTCCAGCTGACCTGTCCCACAATGTTCATCGGCATCGGGTACTTTATGACCGGTCAGCCTCCGGAATTTCAGCGATTCGCCATGTGCTGGACCGTGTGCGTGCTGACCGCCTTCATTGGCCACTTCATAGGCGTGATCGCTGGCTCGCTGTTCCCCATGCAGTTGGCCATATTCCTGGTGCCCGGTGCCACCATTCCGTTCCTCCTCTTCTCCGGCTTTTTCATTCGCCTGAACGAACTCTCCTGGTTTCTGCGCCCCATCTGCGATGTGTCCTTCTTCAGGTACATCTTCGAGGGTCTTATGAGGGCCATCTATGGATACGATCGCGGGGAACTGGAGTGCCATGCCACAAACAATTTCTGTTACTACAGAACGGCGGAGCAGTTCCTCAAGGACTTCCAAATGCAGGGCGATGAGTTCGCCTGGGATGTGACTGTCCTGGGAATGTTTCTCATCGTCCTGCTTCTGGCCTTCTTTGTAACACTGAGCGCAGTCATCCGACGAGCCCTTCGGTGA
- the LOC120458239 gene encoding ATP-binding cassette sub-family G member 1 isoform X2 has translation MADNAVQAQPNGLAQKRKALELHFSQVSYSLKGATKGSTPIINEACGVFKSGRLTAILGPSGAGKSTLLNALAGFKLQGVTGQFLLNGRPRDIMSFRKMSAYIAQNFVMLNLLTVEETLRVSADLKMPSSTVPQEKQKNVDDIIDILQLHSCRRTLVKNLSGGEHKRLSIGIELVTNPPIMFFDEPTSGLDCVGSYQVICHLQRLAHDGRIVVCVVHQPGSRLFQLFDDVLVLAHGEVLYAGEQREMLATFAQSGHICPQYYNPADFALEVCSQSSSTERCESLITRNKMMHCTASDVVKLQVGEETLIDVHKDALDLSHLRGKEQVDFWIQLKVLLCRHMRSMSRDMVAVQMRLVMHVVVALLLGVVYWQIGGDAQKIVSNVSCLFFVILFVFAGNAMPSILLCMQDSAVFIREYYNGWYSLGAYYLSKVLADLPLQLTCPTMFIGIGYFMTGQPPEFQRFAMCWTVCVLTAFIGHFIGVIAGSLFPMQLAIFLVPGATIPFLLFSGFFIRLNELSWFLRPICDVSFFRYIFEGLMRAIYGYDRGELECHATNNFCYYRTAEQFLKDFQMQGDEFAWDVTVLGMFLIVLLLAFFVTLSAVIRRALR, from the exons ATGGCCGATAACGCGGTGCAAGCTCAGCCAAATGGTCTGGCCCAAAAGCGAAAGGCGCTGGAGCTGCACTTTAGCCAAGTTAGCTACAGTTTGAAGGGGGCCACAAAGGGATCCACTCCCATTATCAACGAGGCATGTGGGGTCTTCAAGTCGGGACGACTTACGGCCATCTTGGGTCCCTCGGGAGCTGGCAAGTCCACCTTGCTCAACGCCTTGGCAGGTTTCAA ACTCCAGGGAGTTACGGGCCAGTTTCTGTTGAACGGACGCCCCAGGGATATAATGAGCTTCCGGAAGATGTCTGCCTACATTGCTCAAAACTTTGTGATGCTGAATCTGCTCACCGTTGAGGAAACACTGCGAGTTTCTGCAGACCTGAAGATGCCCAGCTCCACAGTTCCTCAGGAGAAAcagaaaaat GTAGACGACATCATCGACATACTGCAGCTGCATTCCTGCCGCAGGACACTGGTGAAGAACTTATCCGGCGGCGAGCACAAGCGCTTGTCCATTGGCATTGAGTTGGTAACGAATCCGCCCATTATGTTCTTCGATGAGCCCACCAGCGGTTTGGATTGCGTGGGCAGCTACCAGGTGATTTGCCATCTGCAGCGATTGGCGCACGATGGCAGGATAGTTGTGTGCGTGGTTCATCAGCCAGGATCGCGACTCTTCCAACTCTTCGACGATGTCCTGGTTTTGGCTCACGGAGAAGTGCTTTACGCTGGTGAACAGCGCGAAATGCTGGCTACCTTCGCACAATCCGGCCACATCTGTCCACAGTACTACAATCCCGCGGATTTCG CCCTGGAAGTGTGCAGCCAGTCCTCCAGCACAGAACGCTGTGAATCGCTCATCACTCGGAACAAGATGATGCACTGCACCGCCAGTGATGTGGTGAAGCTTCAAGTTGGTGAGGAGA CCTTGATTGATGTTCACAAGGATGCCTTGGACTTGTCCCATCTGCGTGGCAAGGAGCAGGTTGATTTCTGGATTCAGCTAAAGGTCCTGCTCTGTCGTCATATGCGCTCCATGTCCAGGGATATG GTTGCTGTCCAAATGCGTCTGGTGATGCACGTGGTGGTGGCCCTGCTCCTGGGCGTGGTCTACTGGCAGATAGGTGGCGATGCCCAGAAAATCGTCTCCAATGTGTCCTGCCTGTTCTTTGTGATACTCTTCGTGTTCGCCGGCAATGCCATGCCCTCGATCCTGCTGTGCATGCAGGACTCGGCGGTGTTCATCAGGGAGTACTACAACGGCTGGTACTCCCTGGGCGCCTACTATCTGTCCAAGGTCCTGGCCGATCTGCCCCTCCAGCTGACCTGTCCCACAATGTTCATCGGCATCGGGTACTTTATGACCGGTCAGCCTCCGGAATTTCAGCGATTCGCCATGTGCTGGACCGTGTGCGTGCTGACCGCCTTCATTGGCCACTTCATAGGCGTGATCGCTGGCTCGCTGTTCCCCATGCAGTTGGCCATATTCCTGGTGCCCGGTGCCACCATTCCGTTCCTCCTCTTCTCCGGCTTTTTCATTCGCCTGAACGAACTCTCCTGGTTTCTGCGCCCCATCTGCGATGTGTCCTTCTTCAGGTACATCTTCGAGGGTCTTATGAGGGCCATCTATGGATACGATCGCGGGGAACTGGAGTGCCATGCCACAAACAATTTCTGTTACTACAGAACGGCGGAGCAGTTCCTCAAGGACTTCCAAATGCAGGGCGATGAGTTCGCCTGGGATGTGACTGTCCTGGGAATGTTTCTCATCGTCCTGCTTCTGGCCTTCTTTGTAACACTGAGCGCAGTCATCCGACGAGCCCTTCGGTGA
- the LOC120443795 gene encoding ATP-binding cassette sub-family G member 1 isoform X2, giving the protein MGLTGYFKSGELSAVIGPSGAGKSTLLNILSGYTTYGFTGDFRVNGNRRDLKAFKPNVAFIRQDTSLQPFLSVKEAMHFAANLKIGTHMTHCEKRERVRSILEAIGMYENRHTRTGQLSGGQKKRLAIALELVNNPPVLILDEPTTGLDSSTSNQLINLLKKLALEGRTVICTIHQPSALTFAMFDHLYAIGEGKCIYAGGAQNLLPFLGALNLQCPESYNPADYLMEIATHDYDTADDNQLEKLVALMDNGRNEDYRQSKTARVAQLAAMKKVDQLMAAGLMTPVTAPVMSASVPPHFMQGSTFKPLTPINELSSRVWDSQTAGIGNTGSCCKPKKKNKSRPAIELDPSHLCKRENIYATPFHRQLSILLLRTFLLIWRDSSLTTMRFAIHLITGILIGTLYIGIGNDAAQTLNIFRYLFYTIMFIMYCAFSGILVKFPLEFPIVSREHFNRWYSLRAYYVAITLADLPIQIICSALFIVPTYLMTQQPLELWRFGMFFLIVFVTALVSQSIGLAVGAALSLKLGSILGPFFICPFLQFSGFFLMEKDTPVYLRWMFDISFLKYSLEGAMMAIFGYDREPLPCSDLYCHLRHPKFILKSLDMADGNYTVALIFLLSILVFLRILAFYIMSFRLRLFR; this is encoded by the exons ATGGGACTGACAGGGTACTTCAAGTCGGGAGAACTTAGTGCCGTTATAGGACCCTCTGGAGCTGGAAAGAGTACGCTGCTCAACATTCTGTCAGGATACAC AACCTATGGCTTTACGGGGGATTTCCGGGTCAATGGCAATAGGCGGGATTTGAAGGCCTTCAAGCCGAACGTGGCGTTCATCCGCCAGGACACGAGTCTTCAGCCCTTTCTCTCCGTCAAGGAGGCGATGCATTTTGCGGCCAACTTGAAGATCGGCACTCACATGacacactgcgagaaaaggGAGAGGGTTAGGAGCATCCTGGAGGCCATCGGGATGTACGAAAACCGGCATACGAGAACGGGGCAGCTCAGTGGAGGTCAGAAGAAGCGTCTTGCTATTGCTCTGGAACTGGTGAACAACCCACCAGTGCTGATCCTGGACGAACCTACAAC TGGCTTGGATAGTTCCACCTCGAATCAGCTGATAAATCTGCTCAAGAAGCTCGCCCTCGAGGGACGCACAGTCATCTGCACAATTCATCAGCCAAGTGCCTTGACCTTTGCCATGTTCGATCATCTGTATGCCATTGGCGAGGGCAAGTGCATTTACGCCGGAGGAGCCCAAAACCTATTGCCCTTTCTGGGCGCCCTCAATCTGCAATGCCCGGAGTCCTACAATCCAGCGGATTACT TAATGGAAATAGCAACCCATGACTATGACACGGCGGATGACAACCAGCTGGAGAAGCTGGTGGCCTTGATGGACAATGGTCGCAACGAGGACTACAGACAGAGCAAGACTGCGCGAGTTGCACAACTGGCGGCCATGAAGAAAGTTG ACCAACTTATGGCAGCGGGACTGATGACACCCGTGACAGCTCCCGTGATGTCCGCATCTGTGCCACCGCATTTCATGCAGGGCAGCACCTTCAAGCCACTCACTCCCATCAATGAGCTGTCTTCCCGCGTGTGGGACAGTCAAACGGCGGGAATCGGAAACACTGGCAGTTGCTGTAAgccaaagaagaaaaacaaatccAGGCCAGCCATTGAATTGGATCCATCGCATCTGTGCAAAAGGGAAAATATCTACGCCACTCCGTTCCACCGCCAATTGAGTATCCTGCTCCTGAGAACGTTTCTGCTAATTTGGCGGGATAGTTCGCTGACCACAATGCGCTTCGCCATTCACCTCATCACAGGCATCCTTATAGGAACTCTGTACATAGGGATCGGCAACGATGCCGCCCAGACGCTTAACATCTTCCGATACCTATTCTACACGATCATGTTCATCATGTACTGTGCGTTCTCGGGAATACTGGTGAAGT TTCCGCTGGAGTTCCCTATTGTGTCGCGGGAGCATTTCAATCGCTGGTACTCCCTGCGAGCATATTACGTGGCCATCACCCTAGCCGACCTGCCCATCCAGATCATCTGCAGTGCCCTGTTCATAGTACCCACATATCTGATGACCCAACAGCCGCTGGAACTCTGGCGGTTCGGAATGTTCTTCCTCATTGTGTTCGTTACGGCTTTGGTCTCGCAGAGCATTGGGTTGGCGGTGGGAGCAGCACTGAGCCTCAAGCTGGGCTCCATTCTGGGACCCTTCTTCATCTGCCCGTTTCTGCAGTTCAGCGGGTTCTTTCTGATGGAGAAGGACACTCCGGTCTACCTGCGCTGGATGTTCGACATATCGTTCCTCAAGTACAGTCTGGAAGGAGCCATGATGGCCATTTTCGGATACGATCGCGAGCCATTGCCCTGCAGTGATCTTTACTGCCACCTGAGGCACCCCAAGTTCATACTCAAAAGTCTGGACATGGCCGACGGAAACTATACGGTAGCTCTCATCTTTCTGCTCAGCATTTTGGTCTTCCTGCGCATCCTGGCCTTCTACATCATGTCCTTCCGCCTCAGATTGTTCAGATGA
- the LOC120443795 gene encoding ATP-binding cassette sub-family G member 1 isoform X1 has protein sequence MSSWSLASAVSPNVTGGDVIRLNNLKSSSETHLPSRGSGTPGGSGALPRPTTPVPSKKLPSKRPPHLTLNIRAKSHDAPLAETENTVLSTSESIYGTPMGATPVSSPANQSQRSQASQHSDESRHSSSTPTSGGSIFPHEQYKTIKKINIGFENIRYTTKFGVFQRETKDVLMGLTGYFKSGELSAVIGPSGAGKSTLLNILSGYTTYGFTGDFRVNGNRRDLKAFKPNVAFIRQDTSLQPFLSVKEAMHFAANLKIGTHMTHCEKRERVRSILEAIGMYENRHTRTGQLSGGQKKRLAIALELVNNPPVLILDEPTTGLDSSTSNQLINLLKKLALEGRTVICTIHQPSALTFAMFDHLYAIGEGKCIYAGGAQNLLPFLGALNLQCPESYNPADYLMEIATHDYDTADDNQLEKLVALMDNGRNEDYRQSKTARVAQLAAMKKVDQLMAAGLMTPVTAPVMSASVPPHFMQGSTFKPLTPINELSSRVWDSQTAGIGNTGSCCKPKKKNKSRPAIELDPSHLCKRENIYATPFHRQLSILLLRTFLLIWRDSSLTTMRFAIHLITGILIGTLYIGIGNDAAQTLNIFRYLFYTIMFIMYCAFSGILVKFPLEFPIVSREHFNRWYSLRAYYVAITLADLPIQIICSALFIVPTYLMTQQPLELWRFGMFFLIVFVTALVSQSIGLAVGAALSLKLGSILGPFFICPFLQFSGFFLMEKDTPVYLRWMFDISFLKYSLEGAMMAIFGYDREPLPCSDLYCHLRHPKFILKSLDMADGNYTVALIFLLSILVFLRILAFYIMSFRLRLFR, from the exons ATGTCCAGTTGGAGTTTGGCCAGTGCCGTGTCGCCAAATGTCACCGGTGGCGATGTCATCCGGTTGAACAACCTGAAGTCCAGCTCGGAAACGCATCTGCCATCTCGTGGCTCTGGAACGCCTGGAGGTTCTGGAGCACTACCTCGTCCCACGACGCCCGTGCCCTCCAAGAAACTGCCATCCAAACGACCGCCACACTTGACCCTCAACATAAGGGCCAAGTCCCACGATGCTCCGCTGGCCGAGACGGAAAACACGGTGCTCTCGACCAGTGAGTCCATCTATGGAACTCCGATGGGCGCCACACCCGTTTCGTCACCAGCCAACCAAAGTCAACGCAGTCAGGCGAGCCAGCATAGTGACGAGAGtcgccacagcagcagcaccccCACCAGCGGCGGTTCCATATTCCCCCATGAACAGTACAAAACCATCAAGAAGATCAACATCGGCTTCGAGAACATACGCTACACTACCAAATTCGGAGTCTTCCAGAGGG AAACTAAGGATGTGCTAATGGGACTGACAGGGTACTTCAAGTCGGGAGAACTTAGTGCCGTTATAGGACCCTCTGGAGCTGGAAAGAGTACGCTGCTCAACATTCTGTCAGGATACAC AACCTATGGCTTTACGGGGGATTTCCGGGTCAATGGCAATAGGCGGGATTTGAAGGCCTTCAAGCCGAACGTGGCGTTCATCCGCCAGGACACGAGTCTTCAGCCCTTTCTCTCCGTCAAGGAGGCGATGCATTTTGCGGCCAACTTGAAGATCGGCACTCACATGacacactgcgagaaaaggGAGAGGGTTAGGAGCATCCTGGAGGCCATCGGGATGTACGAAAACCGGCATACGAGAACGGGGCAGCTCAGTGGAGGTCAGAAGAAGCGTCTTGCTATTGCTCTGGAACTGGTGAACAACCCACCAGTGCTGATCCTGGACGAACCTACAAC TGGCTTGGATAGTTCCACCTCGAATCAGCTGATAAATCTGCTCAAGAAGCTCGCCCTCGAGGGACGCACAGTCATCTGCACAATTCATCAGCCAAGTGCCTTGACCTTTGCCATGTTCGATCATCTGTATGCCATTGGCGAGGGCAAGTGCATTTACGCCGGAGGAGCCCAAAACCTATTGCCCTTTCTGGGCGCCCTCAATCTGCAATGCCCGGAGTCCTACAATCCAGCGGATTACT TAATGGAAATAGCAACCCATGACTATGACACGGCGGATGACAACCAGCTGGAGAAGCTGGTGGCCTTGATGGACAATGGTCGCAACGAGGACTACAGACAGAGCAAGACTGCGCGAGTTGCACAACTGGCGGCCATGAAGAAAGTTG ACCAACTTATGGCAGCGGGACTGATGACACCCGTGACAGCTCCCGTGATGTCCGCATCTGTGCCACCGCATTTCATGCAGGGCAGCACCTTCAAGCCACTCACTCCCATCAATGAGCTGTCTTCCCGCGTGTGGGACAGTCAAACGGCGGGAATCGGAAACACTGGCAGTTGCTGTAAgccaaagaagaaaaacaaatccAGGCCAGCCATTGAATTGGATCCATCGCATCTGTGCAAAAGGGAAAATATCTACGCCACTCCGTTCCACCGCCAATTGAGTATCCTGCTCCTGAGAACGTTTCTGCTAATTTGGCGGGATAGTTCGCTGACCACAATGCGCTTCGCCATTCACCTCATCACAGGCATCCTTATAGGAACTCTGTACATAGGGATCGGCAACGATGCCGCCCAGACGCTTAACATCTTCCGATACCTATTCTACACGATCATGTTCATCATGTACTGTGCGTTCTCGGGAATACTGGTGAAGT TTCCGCTGGAGTTCCCTATTGTGTCGCGGGAGCATTTCAATCGCTGGTACTCCCTGCGAGCATATTACGTGGCCATCACCCTAGCCGACCTGCCCATCCAGATCATCTGCAGTGCCCTGTTCATAGTACCCACATATCTGATGACCCAACAGCCGCTGGAACTCTGGCGGTTCGGAATGTTCTTCCTCATTGTGTTCGTTACGGCTTTGGTCTCGCAGAGCATTGGGTTGGCGGTGGGAGCAGCACTGAGCCTCAAGCTGGGCTCCATTCTGGGACCCTTCTTCATCTGCCCGTTTCTGCAGTTCAGCGGGTTCTTTCTGATGGAGAAGGACACTCCGGTCTACCTGCGCTGGATGTTCGACATATCGTTCCTCAAGTACAGTCTGGAAGGAGCCATGATGGCCATTTTCGGATACGATCGCGAGCCATTGCCCTGCAGTGATCTTTACTGCCACCTGAGGCACCCCAAGTTCATACTCAAAAGTCTGGACATGGCCGACGGAAACTATACGGTAGCTCTCATCTTTCTGCTCAGCATTTTGGTCTTCCTGCGCATCCTGGCCTTCTACATCATGTCCTTCCGCCTCAGATTGTTCAGATGA